Proteins from a genomic interval of Zingiber officinale cultivar Zhangliang chromosome 2A, Zo_v1.1, whole genome shotgun sequence:
- the LOC122039599 gene encoding cytochrome P450 85A1-like — protein sequence MVLLGIVLCLLVICGGLLRWNEVRHRQKGLPPGTMGWPVIGETLEFLKQGPSFLKNQKARYGNLFRTHILGSPTVICTEPEINKYVLMNENKGLLPGYPQSLTNIMGKWNVAALHGPQHKAMRSAMIALVGPTAIRDQLLPKIDEFMRSYLCHWNNRVIDIQEESKELWLNSVLKLIAGIDIVPLAKSLKFDFIKLVHGTISLPFNFPGTNYHRGLQARKRVDSILEKLIEKRRASPGESQHDILDALLNTNDTSKPNLTDEQIVDVVLTLIYTGFETVSTTLMMTVKYLHDHPEALEELRNEQSAIRKRKKSPNEAIDWNDYKSMNFTRAVIFETLRLATVVNGVLRKTTQETKLEGNSIPKDWRIYVYLREQNYDPVVYPEPLKFNPWRWMDQNLEANNLFMQFGLGTRVCLGKELGIVEISVFLHYFATMYRWEEVGEVKILNFPRVEAPNGFQIFVSNTIS from the exons ATGGTGCTTCTTGGCATTGTCCTCTGTCTATTGGTGATTTGCGGTGGCTTGCTTAGATGGAACGAAGTGAGGCACCGGCAGAAGGGTCTACCTCCGGGGACGATGGGGTGGCCTGTCATAGGCGAGACCTTGGAGTTCCTTAAACAGGGTCCCTCTTTCTTGAAGAACCAGAAAGCCCG GTATGGGAATCTGTTCAGAACGCATATATTAGGTTCTCCTACAGTGATATGCACGGAACCAGAAATTAATAAGTACGTCCTGATGAATGAAAACAAGGGCCTGTTGCCTGGATATCCGCAATCGTTGACCAATATAATGGGGAAGTGGAACGTGGCGGCACTACATGGTCCCCAACACAAGGCCATGAGGAGTGCTATGATCGCTCTTGTCGGTCCCACAGCCATCAGGGACCAACTCCTCCCCAAGATTGATGAATTCATGAGATCCTACCTTTGTCACTGGAATAACAGAGTTATTGACATTCAGGAGGAATCCAAGGAG CTGTGGTTGAACTCAGTGTTGAAGCTGATTGCCGGCATTGACATAGTTCCACTGGCCAAGTCTCTCAAATTTGATTTCATCAAGCTTGTCCATGGAACCATTTCCTTACCTTTCAACTTTCCTGGCACAAACTATCATCGCGGACTCCAG GCCAGAAAAAGGGTGGATAGCATATTGGAAAAACTTATAGAGAAGAGAAGAGCCTCTCCTGGAGAATCCCAACATGACATCCTTGATGCCCTCCTGAACACTAACGATACAAGCAAACCAAATCTTACAGATGAACAGATTGTTGATGTCGTCCTTACACTCATATATACCGGTTTCGAAACTGTTTCGACTACTTTAATGATGACTGTCAAGTACCTCCATGATCATCCCGAAGCTCTTGAAGAATTGAGG AATGAACAATCTGCCATCAGGAAGAGGAAGAAGTCGCCAAATGAAGCGATCGACTGGAACGACTACAAATCAATGAATTTTACTCGTGCG GTCATATTTGAAACATTGAGATTGGCAACTGTTGTTAATGGAGTGCTAAGAAAAACAACCCAGGAGACGAAATTGGAAG GAAATAGCATTCCCAAGGACTGGAGAATCTATGTCTATCTTAGAGAGCAGAACTATGATCCCGTTGTGTATCCAGAACCACTTAAATTCAATCCTTGGAGATGGATG GACCAGAACCTGGAGGCCAACAATCTATTTATGCAATTTGGATTAGGTACCAGGGTGTGCCTCGGAAAGGAACTAGGAATTGTAGAAATATCAGTATTTC